From Anaerolineae bacterium, a single genomic window includes:
- a CDS encoding NAD(P)H-dependent oxidoreductase subunit E: MNRVELQELAEKVGARQQKLRCRLLCCGSTPCLSSGGGKVQEVLTETLLEKGLKAEVSVVNTGCMGPCSRGPLVTVQRLGAAEVTYQNVTPELAKEIVEKHVAAETPAVLPEHVLPGDHPFFAKQQKVVLSNSGQIDPELLEDYVVRGGYMALGNALRDMTPEEVCQEITRSGLRGRGGAGYPTGLKWDLVRKAHGDAKYVVANGDEGDPGAYMDRTLMESDPHRILEGMAIAGYAVGASQGYVYVRGEYPIAAQRLEKAIRTAERRGLLGSRVMDSNFSFRIDIRIGAGAFVCGEETALIASIMGKRGQPEPRPPYPSESGLWGKPTLLNNVETYGNIAPIIANGAEWYSGIGTEKSKGTKIFALAGALETTGLIEVPMGITLREIVYDIAGGIPDGRDFKAAQTGGPSGGCIPASHLDIPVDYESLKALGSMMGSGGLIVLDDTNCMPDVVKYFLEFCMDESCGKCIPCRVGTVEMHNILKRITNGSATEKDLATLEELCTMVRDTSLCGLGQGAPSPIVSTLRFFRDEYEAHIKEHRCPAGVCEMTEVPVLELTEELYRRAGEIETAQEVN; the protein is encoded by the coding sequence ATGAACAGGGTTGAATTACAAGAATTGGCCGAAAAAGTTGGCGCGCGCCAGCAAAAGCTTCGCTGCCGGTTGTTGTGCTGCGGCAGCACTCCCTGTTTGTCATCAGGGGGAGGCAAGGTGCAGGAAGTATTGACAGAGACCTTGTTGGAGAAGGGCCTTAAGGCCGAGGTGTCCGTAGTGAATACCGGTTGTATGGGGCCGTGCAGTCGCGGGCCTTTGGTTACGGTGCAAAGGCTAGGCGCGGCAGAGGTGACCTACCAGAACGTTACCCCTGAACTGGCTAAAGAAATTGTGGAAAAACACGTGGCCGCCGAAACGCCGGCCGTATTGCCGGAGCACGTATTGCCCGGCGATCATCCCTTTTTTGCCAAGCAGCAAAAGGTGGTGCTTTCTAACAGCGGCCAGATTGATCCGGAGTTGCTGGAAGATTACGTGGTGCGCGGCGGTTATATGGCCCTGGGAAATGCCTTGCGGGATATGACGCCCGAAGAAGTATGCCAGGAAATTACTCGCAGCGGCTTGCGTGGACGCGGCGGGGCCGGGTATCCCACCGGCCTGAAATGGGACCTGGTGCGCAAAGCCCATGGCGATGCAAAGTATGTGGTAGCCAATGGTGATGAGGGCGACCCCGGCGCGTATATGGACCGCACCCTGATGGAATCGGACCCGCACCGCATTTTGGAAGGGATGGCCATTGCCGGTTACGCGGTGGGGGCCAGTCAAGGGTATGTTTATGTGCGCGGCGAATATCCCATTGCGGCCCAACGTTTGGAAAAAGCCATTCGCACCGCCGAGCGGCGGGGTTTGCTGGGCAGCCGGGTAATGGACAGTAACTTTAGCTTCCGCATTGACATCCGCATTGGCGCGGGCGCGTTTGTGTGCGGCGAAGAAACCGCCCTTATCGCCTCGATTATGGGCAAACGCGGCCAGCCCGAACCCCGCCCGCCTTATCCGTCGGAAAGTGGATTGTGGGGCAAACCAACCTTGCTGAACAATGTGGAAACTTACGGCAACATTGCCCCCATCATTGCCAACGGCGCCGAGTGGTACAGCGGCATTGGCACCGAAAAAAGCAAAGGCACCAAAATTTTTGCCCTGGCCGGCGCGCTGGAAACCACGGGCCTGATTGAAGTGCCTATGGGCATCACCCTGCGGGAGATTGTGTACGACATTGCCGGCGGCATTCCCGATGGCCGCGATTTTAAAGCGGCGCAAACCGGCGGTCCCAGCGGCGGTTGTATTCCGGCCTCGCACCTGGATATCCCGGTGGATTACGAGAGCTTAAAAGCTTTAGGTTCCATGATGGGCTCCGGCGGTTTGATTGTGCTGGATGATACCAACTGCATGCCCGATGTGGTGAAGTATTTTTTGGAATTCTGTATGGACGAAAGCTGCGGTAAGTGTATTCCCTGCCGGGTGGGCACGGTGGAAATGCATAACATTTTAAAGCGCATCACCAACGGTAGCGCCACCGAAAAAGACCTGGCCACTCTGGAAGAACTCTGCACCATGGTGCGCGATACCAGCCTGTGCGGCCTGGGTCAAGGCGCGCCCAGCCCCATTGTTAGCACTTTGCGTTTTTTCCGCGATGAGTATGAGGCGCACATTAAAGAGCATCGCTGCCCGGCCGGAGTTTGCGAAATGACCGAAGTGCCGGTCCTGGAATTGACTGAAGAACTATACCGCCGCGCGGGTGAAATTGAAACTGCCCAGGAGGTGAACTAA
- the hoxE gene encoding bidirectional hydrogenase complex protein HoxE, whose amino-acid sequence MLATKEKKSTPAIEHPSGDARFKLVDRALKRLHFQQDALIEVLHVAQESFGYLDEGLLIYVARQLKLPPSWVFGVATFYHFFSLEPKGEHQCIVCMGTACYVKGAGDIVACLEKEYNLKAGETTADGKFSLTEARCLGSCGLAPILILDNQTLGKETPASAAARVREALQGQAGKNGRGARPKVAADEEEFAEGETL is encoded by the coding sequence CAAAAGAGAAAAAATCAACCCCTGCTATTGAGCATCCCAGCGGTGATGCTCGATTTAAATTGGTAGACCGCGCCTTGAAGCGATTGCATTTTCAACAAGACGCGCTGATTGAGGTGTTGCACGTGGCCCAGGAGTCGTTTGGTTATCTGGACGAGGGGCTGTTGATTTACGTGGCGCGCCAGTTAAAATTGCCTCCCAGTTGGGTATTTGGGGTAGCCACCTTTTATCACTTTTTTTCGCTGGAACCCAAAGGAGAGCATCAGTGCATTGTGTGTATGGGCACTGCCTGTTATGTAAAGGGTGCAGGCGATATTGTGGCCTGTTTGGAGAAGGAGTACAACCTCAAAGCCGGTGAAACAACCGCCGATGGTAAGTTCAGCCTCACCGAAGCCCGCTGCCTGGGCAGTTGCGGCTTGGCCCCCATTTTAATCCTGGATAACCAAACTCTGGGCAAAGAAACCCCCGCTTCTGCCGCCGCCAGGGTGCGAGAAGCATTGCAAGGGCAAGCCGGAAAAAACGGTCGTGGGGCCAGGCCCAAAGTAGCGGCAGATGAGGAAGAATTTGCGGAAGGGGAGACATTATGA
- the hoxU gene encoding bidirectional hydrogenase complex protein HoxU encodes MAVVTFTLNGELVSAGDEQSLLEVIREQGIEIPTLCHMDGLSERGACRLCLVEVAGIPKLLAACTTKPQEGMVVQTHTERLVKYRQMIIELLMAERNHVCAVCVMNGNCELQYQAAKLGVDHVRYDYLNPNLPVDNSHERYGLDHNRCILCLRCVRVCDEVEGAHTKDVMGRGVNSMIVNDMNQPWGRSISCTSCGKCVQICPTGALFTKGSSVAEMEKRYDFLEWIVRGREKNEWTW; translated from the coding sequence ATGGCTGTTGTAACCTTTACCTTAAATGGCGAACTGGTAAGCGCCGGCGATGAACAATCATTATTGGAAGTTATCCGTGAGCAAGGGATTGAAATTCCTACCCTTTGCCACATGGATGGTTTGAGCGAGCGCGGCGCGTGCCGCCTATGCCTGGTTGAGGTGGCGGGCATTCCCAAATTGCTGGCTGCCTGCACCACCAAACCACAGGAAGGCATGGTGGTGCAAACCCACACCGAAAGATTGGTTAAATATCGCCAAATGATCATTGAGTTATTAATGGCCGAACGCAACCACGTGTGCGCAGTGTGCGTGATGAACGGCAACTGCGAGTTGCAATATCAGGCGGCCAAATTGGGTGTTGACCACGTTCGCTACGACTATCTTAATCCCAACCTGCCGGTGGATAACAGCCACGAGCGTTACGGCCTGGACCACAATCGCTGCATTTTGTGCCTGCGCTGCGTGCGGGTATGCGATGAAGTGGAGGGCGCGCACACCAAAGACGTGATGGGGCGCGGCGTAAACAGCATGATCGTGAATGATATGAACCAGCCGTGGGGACGCAGTATTAGCTGCACCAGTTGCGGCAAGTGTGTGCAAATTTGCCCCACCGGCGCCTTATTTACCAAAGGCTCCTCTGTGGCTGAAATGGAAAAACGGTACGACTTTTTGGAGTGGATTGTCAGGGGCCGGGAGAAGAACGAATGGACGTGGTAA